AGAAACAACCTGGAGGAGAGGCTGCTTGTAACCTTCTACAACGCCACCATTGAGAGCATCCTGACGTACTGCATTACAGCGTGGTTCACAGGGTGCTTTGCAGCAGATAGGAGAGTGCTACAGAGTATTATAAACACAGCCCAGAGGATCACGGGGTGTTCTCTGCCTAACCTGGAGACTAGCGCTCGCTACCGAAGCAGAGCTGGAAACATCATCAAGGACTCTTTCCACCCAGCTAACCACCTGTTCCACTTGTTACCCTCGGGCAGGCGGTACAGATCCCACAGAACCAGGACTAACAGGCTCAGGGATAGCTTCTTTCCCGGAGCCATCacagaactaaataaataaacaaaagcaaaaacattcatAGGGAAACACCACTGGAAAGTGCAATAACTGATGCTCAGTCActttgtttacacaaacacaggacaatcacttctctcttttaaagtgccttcttttttctgtttttacaccggtcttgctgctatatttttgttatcttatgttaatttatacatagtcatagtttctggaaaaaaattaaacaacatttcttattcttattttattgttaatatttctattttctcaaAGAGGCAACGTGGGTCTCCCTTCCTATGGGCTCACCACCTGTGGGAAGGGCCCTGGAGGTCGGGTGCAGAGTGATTGGCACACACCCTCTGGTCCCCCTTCTTCGTTCATGTATCCACAATATTGTATTCATGTGGAAATGACGACAAATCTCAAACATGTcgtgtttgtgacacatgcaACTTAAAATGGCGTTGATGGTTGTTCAGTGGAGCAAAGAGTCACCAGTTGTAGTTAGGTGTCTACAGTAACGGGTGAAGAGGGAGTCAGGAAGGAAGGGAGACAGGGTTTGGTTGAGTTGGAGACAAAAGTGACTTTGGGAGAAAACGATCAAAAGGATCAGTTACTTAATCAGGAAGTAAGCCTAAGCTTATGATCCCACGCCCCATTGTCATCaaactttgtattttgttataattttgattgacagagagagactggcACCCATACACAGATAAGGTAACCTACGGCTCCTTTGACTACACTGCTTATTTTGAAGTGAGCAGAAATAACAAACGATGCAATATAATTTGAACTTaaggaaattaataaaaaagaaaataatatcaCTGACGatagagttctcaacgggtcCGGCAGGCTCGACAAACCCGACAGAACCTGCGGGTTCGGGCCAGGTTCGGtccaaaagaaaatgcaaatgagGCGGGTCGGGCCTCGGGCTTCCTTTTTTCcactcataaaaacacatttcttgcagtttgtaaattgtatgttgttttttgtgaaccATCACTGTTCACGTGTGGATGGAGAGGGGCAGACCTGACACCACTGCATGCGTAACCCCCAATACTGTGGGCATGTTAGTGTTAGTTTTGGAGCCCTTTTATGATGTTCAGCGTGAACTGGAGGGGGACAAATATCCCACTCTGCATCTAGTGCTGCAATGGGCAGAACGACTCAGATATCACTGCcagcaaaatgacaacaatacTGCACAGAGCGCAGCCATGCGTCAGCGGCATTTGCACCGGTTTTGCACAGAACTCCACAAAGCCACAACATTCCTGTGGCCAAAATTCAGCTAGTTGCAGATGCTGCCCACTGACCAAAGGGCGAATGTACAACAATATGTGAAGTCCcgcctccactggagggtcgcaGGGCCGTGCGgttccaatctcagctgacacagggcgataggccgggaacaccctggacagttcgccagtccatcgcatgGCCACACAGTGATTTAcattcatattcacacctatggtcaatttagagtgtccaattttaccTAACTTGCaaaatccatgcagaaaggcgTTAGGGTTAGAAAAGGCAGAAAGCCCCTTGTTCCAGCCGGGgttcaaacccaggtcttcttgctgcaaaggcaagagcactaaccattacaccaaccGTCTGGCATAATTGTGACGTAATAACCATAATTCAATGTGGGCATTACATACAAGTACATTCACAAGATTTGAAACATAGGTTGAGTTGTGGTGACGTTTATTGATATactttaaacacaccttttGTGAACTGAATATTCTAATGAGCTTGAACAGTATTTCTAATCCTGACCTGCTCACCAGCAGAGAGATTAGGTTCACCTTTCACTACAGATGCACAAACATTGATTAAGTGTGTGGTTTGAAACATACAGACTTTATACTGCTTATtagttgatttgttttaatgttaggCATGTTGTTTAAGTATTACTGATAATTTAACCATGGATTCTTCTGATGTTGTTGAAGATCagcttctttttaatgaatcagcaAATGTGCCTGACATAAATGCAGTGACTTATTCATAtctattatgtatttttggtggctctttGTCAGTTCTCATATTGTTTGGAAACCTTCTTGTTATAATCTCAATTGTTTacttcaaacagctccacactcctacaaacttcctgatgctctctctggctgtggctgacctgCTAGTTGGAATTTTAGTTGTGCCTTTCAGTATCGTGCTCTTTGTGAAATATTGGTATGTTGAAGATTTACTCTGTAAGGTCCGAGGCAGTTTAGATGTGTTACTGGGCAGTTCTTCCATTTGGAACTTGtgcttcatttctgttgacagattttatgcagtgtgtcagcctctgagatacagaattaaaataaatgtccgtgTTGTTGGGATCATGATTCTGGTGTCCTGGACTATTGCTACTCTAAATGGAATTATTTACACGTTAAAGACCCCAGACAaaggacaacaaaacaaaagatgttTTATATTTCAACAGAAATCACAGAGTTCAATAGTTGTggtagtttttatttcatttggctTCCCAGCTATTTTGATGTCTTCAATCTACTTAAAGATTTTGATGGTGGCACAGAAACAGGCACGCAGCATCCAGAGCATGGCAAAATCTACTGCAACTGTCAGTAAAGTGGAGAGAAAGGCGACTAAAACTCTGGCTATTGTGATGGGAATTTTTCTCTTGAGTTGGACGCCTTTCTTTCTCGCTCTTAGCTTTCATCCTTTGAGCAATTATACAATACCATATCATGTACTTCAGTCATTTAAGTGGCTTGGATGGTCAAATTCAATGttcaatccatttatttatgctttcttttacagctggtttcgATCAGCTTTTAAGATGATCAttacagggaaaatatttacagatgatGTTTCTAATTCTAAACTCTCTTGATTCATTATATTTGATTCACTGACTGATTTGAGTGATCAGGTCTGGCACTAAGGATGAATATATTATGTCTCATATCTCTGTATTCATCTCATATGTTGATACAAATTCCATCTGTACTATGTAGTTACTGTCTGTTTTTGCAACACCATGTATAGAAAGCCTCTTGACAAGTGCCTAATATGTGAGGTGTTGTCTCTGTCATTAACTATGTGATGGGTCAGTCCTTTTATAAGCCTaatatttctctcttttaatgtgtttgctgttattGTCATTCTATTTTCACTTTCAATGTTATTAGTTGTTACTGAATTTGAAGGTCCAATAGTAACAAGTAAGCTTTATTTCAATTTTCATAAGACAGTATTAGTTGTCCATGACTTGTTCTTGTGAAGTCTTTTATCGTAACACATAGACAAACCTTTAGACGAATTGATGAATATTTACATGAACTCTGGATTAGTTTTAGGTTATAATGTATTCAAGAAATAGTCATGATATTATGGTGATAACATTTAGAGTAACTTTCATTGGCAGGTTATATACAGGACATTATCCCCTCAAAGTACCTTAGCGCACATGCTTGCCCTCTTGAACTGTTTCAAATGCAGATTGTTATTTTATGCATTGCCAGACATATGAGTCTTCAGTCATAACAAACCTATCTGGCATGCTGGTGTtattatcttatcaaagcaacCTGTAAACAACTATTTGTATTCACTAAAATGATCaatgagcagaagaaaaacatattcaaCATTATGTTcaagatatttaaaatattttaagtaAATTGCAGTGGCTCTGTAATACTGCATTTAAACAGAATCAtccttgaaatgtttttggacagttcACTTATTTTAGAGTTCACTCTGCTCTTAAACATATGCCTACTTCTTTGATAATTGGCAAATGTTTGcatcattttaatgatttaattgaaGCTATTGCtaacattttgatttatttcgtGATTCTACTGATGAGACGAAAAGCAAAAGCCCACACATGTAATGGCTTAGATTAAATTTTGTGTCATGAAATGGTCACTTaaatgtccatatttttttGATGATGTGGGTAAATAAAACCAGACGATATGGCCTTTAACCTTGctgaaattgatttatttgtctcaTTGTATTTAACACATGCTGtcaataacatgcataaaactATTTGATAGATTTATCAAATTTACATGACTTGAAATCACTGGGGCCCCCCTCTGGAGGAGGGCCTGGGGAAGGGGCAAGATTGCGAGTGCCTGGTGGTCAGGTCTGCATCCATGTGGCCTGGCCTTGTACAGCCCAAAGAGGCAACGTGGGTCTCCCTTCCCATGGGCTCACCACCTGTGGGAAGGGCCCTGGAGGTTGGATGCAGAGTGAGTTGGATGATGGTCAAAGGACAGGACAGTCCGACCCTTGGCTGCAGAAGCTGACTCTAGCGACGTGGAACATCACCTCTCTGGTAGTGAAACCTGGAGGGGTGTGATTGGGAGGAAGGCCACCTCAATCTAAAACCCGAGGGCTGCTTTCCGAGGAAGGCTGAGCAGTGTCATGCCTCTGTAATTGGCAAACACCCTCTGGTCCCCCTTCTTCGTTAATTTTTCCACAATATTGTATTCATGT
The sequence above is drawn from the Solea senegalensis isolate Sse05_10M linkage group LG17, IFAPA_SoseM_1, whole genome shotgun sequence genome and encodes:
- the LOC122784403 gene encoding trace amine-associated receptor 1-like, with protein sequence MDSSDVVEDQLLFNESANVPDINAVTYSYLLCIFGGSLSVLILFGNLLVIISIVYFKQLHTPTNFLMLSLAVADLLVGILVVPFSIVLFVKYWYVEDLLCKVRGSLDVLLGSSSIWNLCFISVDRFYAVCQPLRYRIKINVRVVGIMILVSWTIATLNGIIYTLKTPDKGQQNKRCFIFQQKSQSSIVVVVFISFGFPAILMSSIYLKILMVAQKQARSIQSMAKSTATVSKVERKATKTLAIVMGIFLLSWTPFFLALSFHPLSNYTIPYHVLQSFKWLGWSNSMFNPFIYAFFYSWFRSAFKMIITGKIFTDDVSNSKLS